The sequence AGATGCTGGTTTCAACAATATTCAAATTCAAAAAGAAAAATCTATTGTCATTCCAGATGATATTCTTGAAAAATATCTTTCTTCAGAAGAAGTGAAAACCTTCAACAATGCCGGAACAGGGATTTTCAGTATTACGGTTTATGCAGAAAAAGCTGGAACAAAGCAGGAAAAGCCAAAGATGAAAATGGCTGATTTACAAGATGACTCCTCTTGTTGCGAACCAACTTCAGGTTGTTGTTAAAAAATTGAATTTTAAAATGGTATATACATCCTTAAAATAATAAGTTGAAATTCTACACCACACTACCAAAAGCTTTAAGCCCAAATTACAAATCCGAATTACTAAAATATAAAACGGAATTTGATTTAGGAAATTTAAAATCTGCTTGGAATCATTTAGAAGCAGCACACATTCTTGGCCAACAATATTCATACGCTCACACTTTCGTACATTGGAAAATGTTAAAATTCGGGTTTAAAATTAAAAGTGGAAAAGAGATTATGGGTCAGATTCCACGCCTAATTTTTGGAGGTGCGAAATCTTTTGTAGGCAAAGTTCCAACAGGAAATCCGGGCGGTGCAAATGTGCCGCCCTTAAAACCATTTCCTATAAATAGGAATTTACAAGATATTTTTGCAAAAGCAGGCGTTTCAAAACCTTGAAAACTGAACTTTAATTTGGCACGCAATTATCTTCTTCCTCCACCTCTATTTCCTTTCCCTTTAGAAGAAGAATTTCCTCTATTCCCAGAATTACGGTTACGACTATGATGGGCAGCTTTTTGGCGTTTCTTTTCTTCTTCATCAGCCTTTACATCAGCCATTGTTTCGGTAGGTTGAAAATCCTCAATGGTTTTGGGCACAAGACGCTCGCCAATCAGTTTTTCAATATCCTTTAAGTAACCAACCTCATCAAGACTTACTAATGAAAGTGCTT comes from Aequorivita sublithincola DSM 14238 and encodes:
- a CDS encoding DUF3703 domain-containing protein, with the protein product MKFYTTLPKALSPNYKSELLKYKTEFDLGNLKSAWNHLEAAHILGQQYSYAHTFVHWKMLKFGFKIKSGKEIMGQIPRLIFGGAKSFVGKVPTGNPGGANVPPLKPFPINRNLQDIFAKAGVSKP